TCCAGGTCAAAGCCCTTTCATCGTACCTCCATGTAGTTGTGGAGGTGATATCGTTGCAGCGGTTGACGGCCACGTCTGGCTTGAAGGGGAGTGTGCGCTGGCGCTGTACGGGGAGCGCTTCGTGCTCACTGAGCGGCTCTCTGTCCACACATTACTGGGGGTACTGGGCTGCTCAGCTTCATACTctccaaataaacacaaaaaaacagcattattTTTACGCCGTTTACACAAACGCATACGCAAATACATTATCATCAGCTTACCTTCACTCCCTTGTTgcaaaagggatttttttgctCCGATTTTCTTCGCCATTATCCTGCCTGTTTGCAGACAGTAGTTGCTAGGCACTCGCCAGGTTGCCAAGGAAGTATTGCTTATTACTTCCGGTGTACCACAAGCGCACCAAGTGGGCCAACATTATGAGATAATAACCTCTTTAACCGTCTATGGAAACAAAAACGGACAAATTAACACAACAGGGACAATTTAGCACCCTCACTTAGCCAAGGTGTTAAAAAAATAGAGGAATAACCAAAACAATGACTCAACAGCATTTCTAAACAGTTTCTGGAATACACCGTGGCTCccagaaaatatttaaataacgTTACAAAGAATCCAACTTTACATACTTTCCAACGATACTATAGTGCTTACGTGATACGGACACTTTAGATAATAAACACATTAGGTTAACGTTGCATAAGATGGGCtaaacgtttttatttttcaaatcatGCCGAATAACAGCGCTGCTTGTTTAATTCCGTGGTTCCGGTATTCGCAGCAGATGACGGGTTATAAATAACGGTAAGCTACATTCTCAAGAAGCCCCTATTTACCTTATCACGTTAAATGGAtcattcacacattcatttgGAATAACTAAGAAAATGTAGtctgtttattttgtaattaggACATTCTACCTTCTTTGGCTATCATAGCACTACACCAAAACATTGCAATGTAAGAAAATGCATGTAAGGTATGTTAAGAAGttcaaatagaaaaatatttgaAGTGTTAtttaattactattattataatcTTAGTCTTTAGCAATGGTCATATTATTTAAAAGTCAGTGAAGTTCTTCAAAATTAAAGTCTTTATTGGAATATATTCCAAAGCAGTTAAGTCATCTCATGACTAAACAAAATAGccatttatctttaaaaaaaaaaaagggttccaAAATGCACTGAACAGCTTTTGACAAAATATACATTGCAGTAACTCATATCTTGCCGCCACTAATTGACTTGTTAATAAATAAGATTGTGAACAAAACATTCTTTATACATAACATTTTTTGACTTCCCCATATTTGCAACCAAAATTAATGACTACACACACCCAccatttctgaaaaaaaactgtgaagaCCTGTGCCACAAACATTTCTATAACAAGTTGTTGCAGTGCATCCTCTGACATCTATAACcccccaaaacaaagaaaaaaaaagcaaattacaATGAGTAACAGTAGAAATAATGGTTGTAATACATTAATAAGTATGATAATgacagaatttctttttttttaataaaggaaCACTGATAAAAGCAGAGATTATAAAAGGACCAACTATCAACAATGAAATATACAGATTACATTCCTTTTGGGTTTCAGAACAGAGGGAACCTATGTGAGGAGGACGTTTAAAACTGAGCTAGAGGGAGACAAACAGAGGCCCCTctttataaaacagaaaaaagaagaaaaaaaaaaaatcactcatcAACAGGTGTAGTTATATTATTTAGCGTCCTACACTAAGATGTCAAAAGCtgaataattattatttagCTTTCAACGTCAGTCATTAGTAATTTGAGATCCAGGCATAGGACCCAAACCTTCAGAGAGGACATTCACTCAAATTCATGATGCATGTAAAAAGTTAATGGTTTGGGAAGAGTTCCATGCTAGAATGAATCCTGAAGTCCAACCATAACCATACACATATTTCATCTAATGTACAAAGTTAGGATTCTGACATAGAGCTCAGGTCAGTGGTTATATAGTGTTGCTGTGAAGTTAAAGGATCATTTGTATCAAGCCTCCATTTGAGGAAACATTCAGCCTGTCCGTAGGCAGCATGTTCAGtgccaaaagaaaaacatggctATGTGGATGCATGATGGCGAGTTTTGAATGTAGCAAACCTTACATATCCAGTAGTATACACCCACTGTGAGTGTTGTCCAGTCCTGCACTCTCAAACAGCTCAGTAAAAGTCACTGCAGAGACTTGACAGCAACAAATGGAGTGACATACCTGGACAGTGTCACAGGCAAAAGGTGCAGTGGCTTTGACTCTGAAAAAAGTAGACTAAGAGGAAATCAAAATTAATTACAGAGCATTAAGAATAGAAACCAAAAGAAGACAGAGGCAATGTAAGGAAATGGTACAACTGTAATCCCCCATTTCAAGAAGACACCTCCCAGCAGGAGTGGAAGTTGCTCCATGGGCTGACTCAGTGCAAGAGGCCTTTTTATGAAAAGGGGAATGGGAGAGTTTAGCTTCTTCTGTGGTTCTATTCTTCTTCTGTGATCATTTCCAGTCCCCACAAGGACTTCCCTTTCAACATGCAAAACACATGTTCATGATTCAGTCTGGGTACATTCCTCTAACAATCCAAAACTTCTGTGTCTTCAcgtattttgtaaataaatgtccACAGAGTACTGCAAAGTTCCCTCGGTGTTAAAGAAGTTTTGGCTAGAACTATGTACAGATAGGGTGATATGTCATATATGAGCGTGTATGTAGGGCTTGGTTCACTGAGGCCGAGGTTCTCCATGGACTCTGAAGCGGTACATGCAGGTGTATTCTGGATGACCCCAGTTAGACAGCACCCGCACCTCGATGATCTGGAAGGCCCTGTCATTCTTTTCCTGAATGAGAAAAGGGACGATATTAACAACATGCTGGCAGACAATTAACagatttttatttgtaacaggTTAGGGGTAGAGTTGTTCCGATACAAGTACCGGAAATGCctctgatactgcctaaaatgctggtcAGGGTACCCCCAAGGttctttttaagacattttaaatactaatctaataataaataattgtgtTGTACTCTAATAacataaaatgagaaaaatagtTGTCCCATTTAGAGCTCTTAAGCTGTgaaactaaaaatacaaaataaagtaaatgttaCCCACACAAAATACTTATTCATTACTTTATGGCATTTTTAGAATATTAAATTTAAGACTTATACTTTTAAGATCCTCGGGAAACCCTGATCTTTATCGGTGAGTCCACGAGGCTATGCACAATCCGATACACCGTAATTTAGCCCTGAAAAAAATATACTTCTAAAgtagtttatgttctttttcagttatAACTGACAGTCAAACTAGACAATAAAAGAAAGTCCTATGGCATTCATTCTCTGTATGTActtgttcatgttttacaaagggtttaacctgagccaggccttaCAACAATGACAGCAagcatatcacatccatacagggttAGTAGTACACAGCTGctcaaaaaaaagattatatttatttcaaatgcaCTGGTATTGAATCGGTACTTTGTTGTATCGGCCAATACGCACGTTAAGGTATCAAAATATGTATTGAGAAGGACAAAATAGTATCAAACATCTCTATTTAAGAGGTGTGTCTTCAGTTACCATAACAGGAAAGGTTTGAAGTGACTCCCCATCTTCCTCATAGATGTAGTGCCCCAGCAGCTTCCCTTCTTCCTGGTACTCGTCATCTAGACCCTGTccgcaaacaaacaaaagtgaaaTTAGGCGTTTGTCACTGTGTCCAGGTGTAAGGCTTTATGTCAATGTGTTTCTTACAAAAACGGTGAAGTTGCGTGGGGCGCTGGTGATGTTTCCGGTTGGGGATAGGGCCTTGGGGATATGCTCCATGCAGAAGGATGTGGGCAGGATTCTCAGGGACAACCGGATCACCAGATAACCCTGAGAGCCTTTAAACGCCCAGCAGTTACCAGGGTACACATCAGGCTAATGAGGGGAAGTGAGAAATGCCAAAATAAGTTTAAGAGTGTTGCTACTAATCAATTTTTACagttaattattaaaatagttgatCAGACAAAGAAGGGCCATGCTTGGATCTTAAATTTATCATAATAAGCTTAAATGATAAGTTTGCAAGTGTTTCAAGTCTGTCTTAAAACAATAGTCATGAACATATAAACAGGTTTTGCTAGCTGTAATCATTCCTGCTGTTCATACTATTCCTTCTTAATGTGCTTTTCCTGTTAATGATTGAGCGGTGTGAGTTAGTCAAATCAGGTGAATGtctaccaaaaaacaaaatttcctCTTTGTATTTCCCTGCTGAAAGGAGGAGTGATTACAGAAATCAGAAAGGTCTGAACAAAAGTCATGTTCAcataattattgttttaaaacaGATTTGAAAAATTGTTAACCTGTGCTTTAACTAACCAACTAACATCGTGAATATCTTCTGCTGAGGCTCACCTGGATGACGACACGTGGAGACTGGGAGAAGTACCAGAGCGGCAGGCCGAACAGACTCATGAGGGCCGTCTTAGTCTCATATGTCTCGGAGCAGCGAGTGCTGAGGATGCTGCCACCTGAAACAACGCGCGCATGCGCACAGATGTTAAAAGGAAGCAGTAAacttaattaatattaatacacTTCACAAGATGAGGGTCACCCATACTGCACAGCTTGTGTGTACTGTTCCAACTTCAACAGCATTTTTATCCTTAAAGCACTTTTTTCCTATCTGTCAACAGTTAAGATGGGCATCATGTCCTTACATAGCTGCACTGTCAGTCATTGTGTATTATGTTCTTGGACCTTTGGCTTCTTTTGTAAGGAGAAACACTGACGCAACAACGTCTGCATTAACATTTGTCTTTATACACCCTAACCTAAGATACATATTCCTCATCTTGCTGGTGTTTCCTCCTTATTTGGTCCTAGATGACACCAGAAGTCTGATAATCACCAGTTGGACTGCTGCTCCTTCTGCTTACCAATTTCCTGGGGGAAGCCCTTCACCCACTAATAAACATCCAGTGAGCTGTGTTGATGCTCATGGTGCACTTAAATTATATAACAATTGATTAAAAACATCATTATCATGGACCATTTCTGTTAACACATATTAGTTTAAATGCCCGAGCCTACTATCCTACTATAACCGCTCAATACCCATGCCCACTGAAGTGACTTTTGCTGTTAAAACCTTGTTGTCCTAGACAAGGCCACTAGGCCTGACTAATGCCTGCACCCTTATTACATAAGAGAAATACAttagagcaaagagaagagttATGGAGCAGCTAGATTGCTTACTAGCTTGGATGGGGAGGCACTGACATTTATGTGAGGCTTTCTTCTTACCTCCAGACTCCAGGGCGTAGTCCACCTGGCCTGTTCGATCTTGGGAGTAGAGCCTCAAAGCGTTTTGGATAATCAGCTTCACTTGCTGTAGTAGAGACCCAAGACAAGAGTTAAAGCTTAAATCAGAGCCTCAAACAtggcaaacacacattttttaatttagattaTATGATTTTGATGGAAACAGTAGACAACATGTACGTTAATTACCTCTTCTGTCAgtccttcagcagcagcagtgtgctGGACAGTCCCGGTTACCGTCTGAACAATGGTTTTGGTTTGGGACTCGACCTCACCCAGGGTTTGGGCCCGGTTGAGCTCCAGCTGCAGGGACACGTTTTTCAGGATGCTAAGCTCCAGGGAGGACAGGGAAGCCTGCAGGTCGGGGGTGCTTACATAGCGCTGGGACAGCCAGAGGATCAGAGACTCAGGCACCTCTCCCTGCTCCTCTCCTGACCCACCGTTGCTGAAGAACAGGGCCTGCAACTCCTTACGCACCTGGGAGGACACCTGGGATGATATCTGGGAAAAGGACACACAGAAATCTAATGAATAAAGAAATGTAGTAAAAACTAGAAGTCAGGAAAAACTATGTACATAACTGCGTCACAGAAAGGGCAGCCCAAACAGGAGTCAATATTTGTGTTACTTACGGTCTCCTGCAGCGTGTCCAGCTGCTCACACTTGCCCTTGCATCCCACAACACCCTGCAGGTCCTGTCGGATTTTGCCCAGCTCCACCTCAAGTCTCTGCACCTCCACTAGCAGAGCATCATGGTCCTCCTGCTTCACACCCACACTGAGTGAAAGACAGAATCTACATGTGAGCTGCTGCAATCTCTAACAATTTGCGCACAAAATATGAATAGCACATATTAATagtaataaagaaagaaatagaatCAGCCAACATGTGGACTTGGAAGGTTTACTTATTCTTCCTGGTTTTTGTACCTGATGGGAACTGTGTCTGCCGATGAAGTGATGACGTCCTTCTCCCTTTCCTGCTTCTCGAGCTCatactgctgctgcttcttttgCACCGACTACAACAAATACCATGTATGAGGATTACTGAAAGATGCAGAGATAACACAAACTACAATAACACACTTTCAAAAGACATGATACAGTACCACTCTTCCTTTGTATACAGACTTATCTCATGCTATTATAATAGAATTTGGTAGTTAATAATTTGACTCCTTCTATGACTGGCTGTGCTGGgttacttttttaatgtttaacatttGACCTCTACTCTTACATTCTGTACTTTATTAATGACTATAATCTTGTGcttgtttgcttttttgattTATCTACTTCATTTTTGCTTCAATTTATAATTTTGGCAGTTGTAATGATtaacttttatgactttttcaacaataGGCCCAAAGAGAATCATTGACaattatacatttatacatgGCACTGGCACAAGTGTGGCAGGACTGATTTAGAGAATCAGAAAATCTGCAGAACATACCTCAGTCTTTGCAACCAGATTATTGAGCAGCAATTCTAAATCAGCCAGCCTTGTTGCCTGACCCTCTTGGTGCCGTTTCTGCTGCTCTGCACTCTGCATGGAGAAggggttaaaataaaaataaaaatttaaactaggggtgggaaaaataatcaattcttaGACGCATcacgattctctctagaacgatgcTTGATTCTCATAATTTAATAactaattattaatttttttataaatgtgatttttatttaaacattcctgtctccagacatgtaaaaatctgaaaacagagtgactgaaagaggatgggataagtTTAGATAGATAGTTTAACCAAGCGTgcagaataaaaacacaaaaatgggcaaaaggaaaaaatataagttttgacaaatactgtatatgtcaaaatctaaccaACTCAGATCGATATgaactgtatatatttttttaaattacacatggaaatgtacataaaataattgttgCATCGATGATAGATTTAGAATCAAattgttggcctctgaatctAAATGTGAGGATTCCCAACCCTAATGTAAACCTTTTTATCAAAACATCACTGTCGTATGTTGTAACTGAATGTTTACCCTCAGCTCTATACCTGTGCTCTGTGTGCGCTCTCCTGCGTCAGCTCTCCCCGTAACGCACCAAGTCTCTGCTCAAGCAAGGAGGACACCCACAGTCCCAGGCTCTCCCTGTCCGTCTGAGTGTGGAGCTGCTCCCTCAGGGTGCTGTACAGACCTAAAACTTCCCCATGACGCTGCTCCTGCTCCTGGTCACCCTGCTGGACTTGTTCCCACAGCAGAGTTAGTCGTTGCTCAATGCGCTCCAGTCGCTCCAAGTCCACACTAGAGACCGCCACAGGGGGGAGGGAaggctgaggaagagaaaaaaggttaaaagaaagaaagttgcAAATTGAGGTGACTTCAAGACGGTCCTGCATTGCACCCGACACACAATAGCATTATATAGCTCAACAATCACAGTGCTATCTAATTATTATTTAGAGCTGGTCTATCTATTTCATCTGTGAATCTTACTGGTGCCTGTGAGACCCGGGTGGCTGGGGTCTGCTCCACTGGAGTCTTTGGTGCAGGGACGGGGAAAGAGGCAGGAACTGGAGGAGAAGCTGGCATCCAGTTAGCCAGGAGGTTGAAGGGAGACGCAGGGCGCCACTCGGTTAGGTTTATGGCTGGGAGGTAGGCAAGAAGGGCAGCAGTGGACGGACCCCACAACCATAAAGCTGCATATCAAAAATACATTGTGAAGGTTAAACCACACGTTACCTACTTGTTGATCATTCATATCAAACTTACGATGTACAGACAAACTTTGTTCAAACCCGTCAGAAGTGCATTTAAAATTCTGGTCAATATCACACATGATACTTAGGCTGAATTGTGGGTAATGTGTTTTAACTATTTCACTTttatacacacattaatatttacatgtaATGTGACGCTGCAGCTGCATGGTGTcttgtgttttaatattttgtttaatttaaacatCATACACAGTAGCTTCAATAAAGTGTTGGAACAAgcacaattattattatcatcattataaTATACAGAACTgactttaagaaaataaaaatcaggACTCAAGGGACAAGCATGTAAATAATGGAGTGGTTCACCAGGtaaccagaaaaaaaagaaaggcatGAATGTGTTTATGTTCTGCTGATGTGTAAGTATGTGTGAGTAGTGCTGAACCACAGAGTGGAGTAACTCACTAAAAGCCCAGAAAGGCTGACCTGAATCTAGTTATGGATTTGCAGCATACTCTGGGGATGTGTGCTGGTTAGGACAGCTACTGCCTCACTACAGAGTGATGTTTCTTTGTATGTGCTCACTAAGTGGGTTACACCTGTTATAATGGAACTTCTTATAAACTTACAGAGGAGGAGCAAAAGGGGCAAAAGGAGCAACAGGAGCCTCCAGAGTTTTGGAAGGCATCTGAAACAGAGTCACACACTGGTCAGATAAACGCACAACTGACACGAGAGTTTTAATTCAACAAGACAAGAACCTTTATGACTCAAATCTGTCAAAATTCATCAAAGAAAAGCAGAGACTGTTCCTCATGACAAGACATGTTGAATTAACAATCAAAAGGTTGATAATTCTATCACAATTGCTTCACAGCTTTGAAAAtgtggccacttgggggcagcagaaacaacaacaataacatatCAAGTTATTCATATGGGGAATGTGTTTGCAACAGATGATTAACAGTATTATATAGTATCATGTGGAGCTGTGTTTTCTGTCCACCTGGTGAATCTACCGACTTCTGTAGTTGATAAGTGTTAAGTTTCCAGCgtcgcggctccgaaccgtaacgttagttatatacagtctatggttgggACGGACTGACCCcttggttctttaggctaactatattagctttagcctggctggtagcagctttctgcggggggaaatggccgggagacattgtgattatgttgcattaatcaggtgatttagttcgtatttgcagcaaacataaaacacagactactgtagcttcactgactacccatcgaaactatgcgcatcactgtgtcagcggcagctgctgcctacggtacttttctacacaagGAGAGCCTCGcttcccataacaaaccccATCGGACTAAcgccacatacacacgttgcccaaatggctacctgtcttaaaggggaaagGTTggacggtaataatcatgtaaaaagaGAACGGgggaagtttacttttctatcaagcagcaaaataGGATTAtgtcaacatcgcaacgtcctgcgatgtgactgtcgcacatgcgcacatcgtgatgttgatgctaaaacacaatatcgtgcagccctacttgtgAGGAGGGAGGGTGAACCAAAACTAATAGTGTTGTGGGCTGGGcagcaaaacaatgagctgaactTCATTATAAAGCTTAGGAGCTTAATTCCTTCATTTGATACAACgttattacaaacaaaagccaaattaatattttaaaaacaatttagctATTAAAGATGTCAGATTCTAACTTCTGTGCGTTGCGAAACCTGAAGAGAAATACAGGGGAAAGGGCACTTACCTTGTCAGAAAGAAGACGTTGACGAGGGACATAAGAGACACCAGCTGGTACCATCCTGTTGCAAGAAACCACAGAAGTCCACTGCCTGTATTCACTGGGCAGattgaataaatatttttaaaaacacatacagactgacaatgaaaacacaatcaTAACGAGTTgccaaataaagaaaaaagagaatttaaaaaaaagatcagaaaaAGGTGCCACAAACCTGGAGCCGCCAGGAGCATCCAGAACAATGAGAGCAGCCTCTGCACCACTGTCCCAACCCCTGATCCCAACGCTTTGCCTGCACTTAGCACACAGTAACCTGGCTGAAGGACAATGTAACCTGAAAGACAAGGTGAAAGAGggaaacatttaaacatattaATGGCAGCATTAGTGGTTTACACCTAAAAAGAGGCTAAGTTAAAGACGTATCAATACTAAACATATCCTCGTAACAGTATATTTACAGGCTGTCATCAACACAAGTGAAGTTCTGGTTAACCTGCGTAAGCTAGGACGCTCCACAGTGCCCCCGCCAGGCGTCGAGGCCTGGAGGACTGTGTGAGGAGGACGGTGTGTGTCTCTGAATGCTGCTTCCCTTTACAGTCATCGCCTGTGTACGTCAGAATAATGGATGACgggcaaacacaaaacacaaaaacaaagggcGTGTGAATGAATGACATTAAGATGGCTTACAAGCAAATCAAAAAGTAATACAATTTTGCAAATAAGGAAAGCAACAGAAATTATAGGTTTATAATAAAAAGACAATACAAGTGGTCAACTTGCATTTCGCACAATATGCAATATGTTGTATGTGATGACAACATTAACAACTAAACATATGACAACATGCCTGTGGTCATTCCTCATCTGTGTCTcctgaatgaaaaatgtttaaattaacTTGACTTCACTATACCCATGTAGTTATGAACCTTATTTTCCATGGTACTAGATATGTGGACGGAGCTGCAATGCTTGTTTGTctcttatttttctgtattctttacattttaatttttttcttatttaggGAAAGGTCCACTACTTAACCTATTTTGTCACATATGTTTATCTTCTGCTATTTAATTTATGCTATTTGTAtaagtgcaaaaaaaatctaGACAAAAACAGCCTCTTATGTCAGGAATGATCATCATTTGTGTCAAGTTTTGGTGTCAAACTGGTCTTTTGAAACAGGTTTGAAGGACTAAAGAGAAGTATCTGCAGGTCAACGGGCAACAGGCTGCTGACTGGTTAAAGCAGTTCACACAACCTCTGCTCACTGGTCCTAACACAGGTCACGCATATCATTAACTCCGTCAATCATGGCTACCACAAGAAAACGTTCcaagtgcagagaaaaaaaacaaaccgtgtatgtgtgtgtgtgcgtgcacgcgCTTACATAGGGAACCATTGAGATTAAGATGTGAAGCATCTTCAGTCACCAGATCCTTCACATTCATGCTTCCACAGAAACTTGAGTGAGCTGCAACATACATACGgcacatttatttacataacaAAAACCATATTGTGTGAGAAGACGAAGTGAACGatggatgaagaagaagaatgaatgCTTGTCAACTACGTGACGGCAGAGGAAATCAATGCCTTCATGAAGAAAATGAGAATAGAGGTGCATGGAAACAGTTAAAAGGATACACAGTGACAACTGctagaaacaaaaataaagaaatacaaaagttGTTGAAATTCTTCTGCAACTGTAAAAGAACCAGCTTGAATCAGCAGTATGGAAAAAATGACCTTGTACAAATTGAAACTTGAAAGTTAGAGTTATCAGTGAGGTGCCTTTTTAGTTCTGCTTGAGTGTTTATTTAAGGGCAAATCTTCTCACAACCTAATGAGAACAAAAGGTGAAACTCATGTGATAGCTTTTTCCCAATATGACAATAGTAATATGGGAGGCATGTacagttttgcttttttgtttcaaGTATACTTCCTCCTTCAGAAATAGAAAGCAACAGCGTGAGAGTGAAGGCTGGAAGGGccaagaaagaaacagagattGTAAGGAGATCCTTCAAAGTCAGTTCAACTACACATGTCTCCTAATATGAGGCTTCTTACTCCTTAAACTAAAAAGTAAgtaagagtttaggaaagtaGAGAAATGGCAAAGAAAGTTGATTAATACAAGAGCAGCAGGAGCAGGACCTTTGCCCTGTGTTGTTACGGCTGGTACCTTGTCCTTCATAGCCATTAGCCCTGTAGCCCATCATCCTGTGGAGAGTTGTCTGCTTTAGCAGCCACAGTTGGGATAAACTGGAGGACACACCTTGTCTCATCGAGTCCGAAAACGACCCAAGTACACCTGGTGACACACCCGACCCATACAATCACCGTTAGTCAAAACACACAGTGGAGGCATAGCTAGAGACACAAAGTAATACAAATCAAAATGGGTAATGCCATGATTGAAAAATTCACTTGAAGATACCCTAAGAAAAAAACCACAGGAAGCTATGGACATTCCAACAAGAGGAAAGGTCATAAGGTTACATGTAAAAGAAATTGTCCGTGACTCAGACAGAAACATTAAGAGAGTGATGATGAAAAGCCTGTTCAAGCAGAAAGTGGCGATTAAAATTAGCCTAATATCGGTCAGATTCTCAGTTTCCTCAAGATCACTGAGAATCTCATTCTGAACTTTTAGCGAGTGTGGAAAAAATCTCCACTTCAAAAgaccaaagaagaaaaacaacatgatgGATAATTGATGAGGAGAAAAGAACCTCTCTTGTTGTATACCTTTTCCTGAAGGGCTCTTTGCCCTTGAACCCAGCCAGAGCACATTGTTGAAGAGCACGGTGACTAAGGACACTACGGGGGCCAGGGCTCGTTTGCTGTAGCGCATACACGCGTTAGACATAGACACCAGGACACCTGGAGAGAGATACCAATACCAATTACATTGTTATCATGACTACAAACTGGCGATTTCACCTTCCTGCTTTAGAAGAACAAATGTGAGGAGGAACATTTGAAATTGTCTAGCATTTCAAATATGACATGTCAGTTTCTCACCTGTCTTGTTCTTTCGACTCCGGTCTCTGGAGTATATGCTTGTGAAAGGtgacgaggaagaggaggagaagagggcaCCCGAGGAAGCTTCAGCCgcctgagatgatgatgatgatgataataataatgatgatgatgaagaccGTGTGATAGTGGAGTCCATCTTCGGAGAGTGAAAAGAGCAGTCTTTGCAGATGTAACCGTTGGAGAGTGAGCTATAGGACTTTGACGCGCTGGCATCGCCATTGACACTTGATGAACTGTGGTCATTTCCAGAGCTCCTCCCTGAGAAAGAGAACAGCccataaacacaaaaataagaCTCATTaaccaaaaaacacttttaacgTCATAAAGACATTGCTAAGCAAATATGCAATAATTTAGAACTCTTTAGCGGGGGGGTCCTCTGAATTATTGCAAATTATTGTTTGATcatttttcaaaagttttttctt
The nucleotide sequence above comes from Etheostoma spectabile isolate EspeVRDwgs_2016 chromosome 15, UIUC_Espe_1.0, whole genome shotgun sequence. Encoded proteins:
- the sun1b gene encoding SUN domain-containing protein 1 isoform X3; amino-acid sequence: MTMDFSQLHTYTPPQCAPENTGYTYSLSSSYSTAALDFEKEHQIAAVYDSPRMSRRSLRLQTGGGHYGNESLADYSQNHSSSYTSTRRETRTLRSKKQQSSSSSLSLSLSQVDTPRKTLSFSAANTPINNNSNRSSVIQEANTASDASLLTSIVDQSHLRQRTITTTTTSTSVDGHWGRSSGNDHSSSSVNGDASASKSYSSLSNGYICKDCSFHSPKMDSTITRSSSSSLLLSSSSSSQAAEASSGALFSSSSSSPFTSIYSRDRSRKNKTGVLVSMSNACMRYSKRALAPVVSLVTVLFNNVLWLGSRAKSPSGKGVLGSFSDSMRQGVSSSLSQLWLLKQTTLHRMMGYRANGYEGQAHSSFCGSMNVKDLVTEDASHLNLNGSLCDDCKGKQHSETHTVLLTQSSRPRRLAGALWSVLAYAGYIVLQPGYCVLSAGKALGSGVGTVVQRLLSLFWMLLAAPVNTGSGLLWFLATGWYQLVSLMSLVNVFFLTRCLPKLWRLLLLLLPLLLLLSLWLWGPSTAALLAYLPAINLTEWRPASPFNLLANWMPASPPVPASFPVPAPKTPVEQTPATRVSQAPPSLPPVAVSSVDLERLERIEQRLTLLWEQVQQGDQEQEQRHGEVLGLYSTLREQLHTQTDRESLGLWVSSLLEQRLGALRGELTQESAHRAQSAEQQKRHQEGQATRLADLELLLNNLVAKTESVQKKQQQYELEKQEREKDVITSSADTVPISVGVKQEDHDALLVEVQRLEVELGKIRQDLQGVVGCKGKCEQLDTLQETVSFSQISSQVSSQVRKELQALFFSNGGSGEEQGEVPESLILWLSQRYVSTPDLQASLSSLELSILKNVSLQLELNRAQTLGEVESQTKTIVQTVTGTVQHTAAAEGLTEEQVKLIIQNALRLYSQDRTGQVDYALESGGGSILSTRCSETYETKTALMSLFGLPLWYFSQSPRVVIQPDVYPGNCWAFKGSQGYLVIRLSLRILPTSFCMEHIPKALSPTGNITSAPRNFTVFGLDDEYQEEGKLLGHYIYEEDGESLQTFPVMEKNDRAFQIIEVRVLSNWGHPEYTCMYRFRVHGEPRPQ
- the sun1b gene encoding SUN domain-containing protein 1 isoform X2, whose amino-acid sequence is MQEESKQRRMTMDFSQLHTYTPPQCAPENTGYTYSLSSSYSTAALDFEKEHQIAAVYDSPRMSRRSLRLQTGGGHYGNESLADYSQNHSSSYTSTRRETRTLRSKKQQSSSSSLSLSLSQVDTPRKTLSFSAANTPINNNSNRSSVIQEANTASDASLLTSIVDQSHLRQRTITTTTTSTSVDGHWGRSSGNDHSSSSVNGDASASKSYSSLSNGYICKDCSFHSPKMDSTITRSSSSSLLLSSSSSSQAAEASSGALFSSSSSSPFTSIYSRDRSRKNKTGVLVSMSNACMRYSKRALAPVVSLVTVLFNNVLWLGSRAKSPSGKGVLGSFSDSMRQGVSSSLSQLWLLKQTTLHRMMGYRANGYEGQAHSSFCGSMNVKDLVTEDASHLNLNGSLCDDCKGKQHSETHTVLLTQSSRPRRLAGALWSVLAYAGYIVLQPGYCVLSAGKALGSGVGTVVQRLLSLFWMLLAAPVNTGSGLLWFLATGWYQLVSLMSLVNVFFLTRCLPKLWRLLLLLLPLLLLLSLWLWGPSTAALLAYLPAINLTEWRPASPFNLLANWMPASPPVPASFPVPAPKTPVEQTPATRVSQAPPSLPPVAVSSVDLERLERIEQRLTLLWEQVQQGDQEQEQRHGEVLGLYSTLREQLHTQTDRESLGLWVSSLLEQRLGALRGELTQESAHRAQSAEQQKRHQEGQATRLADLELLLNNLVAKTESVQKKQQQYELEKQEREKDVITSSADTVPISVGVKQEDHDALLVEVQRLEVELGKIRQDLQGVVGCKGKCEQLDTLQETISSQVSSQVRKELQALFFSNGGSGEEQGEVPESLILWLSQRYVSTPDLQASLSSLELSILKNVSLQLELNRAQTLGEVESQTKTIVQTVTGTVQHTAAAEGLTEEQVKLIIQNALRLYSQDRTGQVDYALESGGGSILSTRCSETYETKTALMSLFGLPLWYFSQSPRVVIQPDVYPGNCWAFKGSQGYLVIRLSLRILPTSFCMEHIPKALSPTGNITSAPRNFTVFGLDDEYQEEGKLLGHYIYEEDGESLQTFPVMEKNDRAFQIIEVRVLSNWGHPEYTCMYRFRVHGEPRPQ